From the genome of Candidatus Desulfarcum epimagneticum, one region includes:
- the pyrG gene encoding CTP synthetase (Evidence 2a : Function from experimental evidences in other organisms; PubMedId : 11336655, 15157079, 3298209, 3514618, 8385490, 9298646; Product type e : enzyme) produces the protein MEKQTKFIFVTGGVLSSLGKGLASASIGALLESRGLTVTIQKLDPYINVDPGTMNPFQHGEVFVTDDGAETDLDLGHYERFTHARLGRHSNFTTGKIYNSVITKERRGVYLGGTVQVIPHITDEIKKSIHSAADGVDVVIVEIGGTIGDIESLPFIEAIRQFKADVGKNHVLYIHLTLVPFIKTAGEVKTKPTQHSVKELRGIGIQPDILLCRTDRYLSPDIKSKIALFCNVSEDAVITAKDVDFIYEVPLVFHKEGLDEKIVETLGIDDSPPPDLDEWQKIADDFRTPKPSTSIAVVGKYTNFTESYKSLNEALTHGGFENNRRVELIFVDSEALTPGNCGDILQDADGVLVPGGFGSRGIEGKILAARYARENEIPYFGICLGMHVAVIEFARNVLGLKEAHSSEFDPQTPYPVIFLMKEWYDPKEGEIQKRTGDSDKGGTMRLGAYPCRLRPGSLSHRAYGVENISERHRHRYEFNNAFKDRLKGKGMVFSGESPRGDLVEIVEIEGHPWFLGCQFHPEFKSRPRKPHPLFREFIKASRRRPAS, from the coding sequence ATGGAAAAACAAACCAAATTTATCTTTGTGACCGGGGGGGTTTTGTCATCCCTCGGCAAGGGGCTGGCCTCGGCCTCCATCGGGGCGCTTCTTGAAAGCCGGGGACTGACCGTCACCATCCAGAAACTGGACCCGTACATCAATGTGGACCCCGGCACCATGAACCCCTTCCAGCATGGAGAGGTGTTTGTGACGGATGACGGGGCCGAGACCGACCTGGACCTGGGGCATTACGAACGATTCACCCATGCCCGGTTGGGCCGGCACAGCAACTTCACCACCGGCAAAATATACAACTCCGTCATCACCAAAGAGAGGCGCGGGGTGTACCTGGGAGGAACGGTCCAGGTGATCCCCCATATCACCGATGAAATTAAAAAAAGCATTCACTCGGCCGCCGACGGCGTGGACGTGGTGATTGTGGAGATCGGCGGAACCATCGGGGACATCGAAAGCCTGCCCTTCATTGAAGCCATTCGCCAGTTCAAAGCCGATGTGGGGAAAAACCATGTGCTCTACATCCACCTGACCCTGGTCCCTTTCATCAAGACGGCCGGGGAAGTCAAAACCAAACCCACCCAGCACAGCGTCAAAGAGCTTCGCGGCATCGGCATTCAGCCGGATATCCTTCTTTGCCGAACAGACCGGTATCTTTCCCCGGATATCAAATCCAAAATCGCCCTTTTCTGCAATGTGAGTGAAGACGCGGTCATCACCGCCAAGGACGTGGATTTCATCTATGAGGTGCCTCTTGTGTTCCATAAAGAGGGGCTGGACGAAAAAATTGTCGAAACACTGGGCATTGACGACTCTCCGCCTCCGGACCTGGACGAATGGCAAAAAATCGCGGACGATTTCAGGACGCCCAAGCCCTCGACTTCCATCGCCGTGGTGGGAAAATACACGAATTTTACGGAATCGTACAAAAGCCTGAACGAAGCCCTGACGCACGGAGGATTTGAAAACAACCGCCGCGTGGAGCTGATCTTTGTGGATTCCGAGGCCCTCACCCCTGGAAACTGCGGGGACATTCTCCAGGACGCCGACGGAGTGCTGGTGCCGGGGGGCTTCGGCTCCAGGGGAATCGAGGGCAAAATACTCGCGGCCCGTTATGCCCGGGAAAACGAAATCCCCTATTTTGGAATATGCCTGGGTATGCATGTGGCGGTGATCGAGTTCGCCCGAAACGTCCTGGGGCTCAAAGAGGCCCACAGCTCGGAGTTCGACCCCCAAACGCCCTATCCCGTCATCTTTTTGATGAAAGAATGGTATGACCCCAAGGAGGGAGAAATTCAAAAAAGAACCGGGGATTCGGACAAGGGCGGAACCATGCGGCTGGGCGCTTACCCGTGCCGGCTGCGTCCGGGCTCCCTGTCCCACCGGGCCTACGGGGTGGAAAATATCTCCGAGCGGCATCGCCACCGTTACGAATTCAACAACGCGTTCAAGGATCGGCTTAAGGGAAAGGGCATGGTGTTCAGCGGGGAATCGCCCAGGGGAGACCTGGTTGAAATCGTGGAGATCGAGGGCCATCCCTGGTTTCTCGGGTGCCAGTTTCACCCGGAATTCAAATCCCGCCCCCGAAAACCCCATCCGCTGTTCCGGGAATTTATCAAAGCCTCCCGGCGTCGGCCGGCTTCATAA